In Syngnathus acus chromosome 21, fSynAcu1.2, whole genome shotgun sequence, one genomic interval encodes:
- the LOC119139893 gene encoding unconventional myosin-X-like isoform X2, translating into MDVIYLQKTELSKDTAYSMHPSSVHGVEDMSTLAELHEAAIMHNLFLRYQTDKIYTNIGSILAAVNPYKQIAGLYDGASVDLYSKHQMGELPPHIFAIANECYRCLWKRHDSQCVLISGESGAGKTESTKLLLKFLSVMSQNSAGAPPSEKTTRVEQALIQSSPIMEAFGNAKTVYNNNSSRFGKFIQLHFSQNGNIQGGCIIDYLLEKNRVVRQNPGERNYHIFYALLAGADKDHRDMYLLSDGPESYHYLSQSGCVQDSSLDDKQLFDSVMEALQVMEFSEEEIRDVFKLLSAVLQMGNIEFMTAGGAQITSKGVVSNVSELLGLDSFQLSEVLTQRSMILRGEEICSPLTVEQAVDSRDSVAMALYSQCFSWIIMKINQKIKGKDNFKCIGILDIFGFENFEVNRFEQFNINYANEKLQEYFNKHIFSLEQLEYNREGIQWEAIDWMDNAECLDLIEKKLGMLALINEESRFPKGTDYTLLEKLHSRHAANPYFVKPRVTDHQFGIKHYAGEVLYDARGILEKNRDTFRDDILFILKDSRLDFIYDLFERVGSRNGEETMKMGTARRKPTVSSQFRESLHSLMATLSASNPFFVRCIKPNMAKKANQFEPDVVLNQLKYSGMLETVKIRKAGFPVRRSFKDFYNRYKMILKSKIETEDEKQSCVELLACHDNAKKEWQLGKTKVFLKEALEQRLEKEREGVRHKAGMVIRAHILSYVARKQYKRALASAVTIQKNYRAHFWRRSFLRLRSASVVLQKHHRGQLARSLCRQLREEEEKRKRREEEERRCLEEEEKRTMEEEKRKEEVEEERLRLLDDELKRKAEEELRLVKENEAANGDVKRNSLLPNGACQKSVSHNHTSDDESRQMEEILRLEREIERLQRQQEDGVSLLSDFSHEDLRQMREAEIYRLEKEASRVATEFLELLDFGALEPSLSSEENLHDPTESTAPLAEEEVDEGFHAEDECVPLPDLPLPAQVPLNKDVFQSLAPPLAFSEGFLVSPPLASPSNGLNRIPDSQIPCSAPPVVANEKDLHSEPPLSQEASCSNLPDAESDYDQEEFEEAQRSSRASINNGHTTEEELLRKSSCTHNSLDSYKGSSDSFIDSDDDNDGCVDTDEEVSNGKLHLLNGAGPPYFHGYLYMKSGLMIPWRRRWCVLKDETFMWFRAKQDSVKSGWLYKKGGGMSTLSRRNWKMRWFVLRDSKLMYFENDSEEKLKGTIDVRTAKEIVDNHEKENALNIVTEERTYHIYAETPEDASGWFSVLSRVHSASPEQLMEMHHEQANPKNAVGTLDVGLIDSVCASDNPDRPNSFVIITANRVIHCNTDTPEEMHHWIGLLQKSKGDSKGDGQDFIVRGWLHKEMKSGVKSTSLKLKKRWFVLTTNSLDYYKSSERSASKLGTLVLNSLCSVVQPDEKVFKDTGYWNVIIHGRKHSYRLYTKLLNEAMRWTNAIQGAIDSKVPIETPTQQLIRDIKESSLNVEAVEQTYWRNPILRYTQHPLHSPLLPLPYGDVSIHLQKEKGYTSLQDEAVKIFNSLQEMEAVSDPVPIVQGILQTCQDLRSLRDEVYCQLIKQTNHVAHPNSPSNRAHWHLLTCMSCTFLPSRGILRYLKFHLKRIKELFPGTEIEMFAHFISESLKRTKSREFVPSQEEIVALLTRQEMTTTVYCHGGGSCKISINSHTTAGEVVEKLIRGLAMEDSRNMFALFEHNNNIDRAVESRVLVADVLAKFERLAGSEEAEDEGHWKLYFKLYCFLDVESMPKEGVEFAFMFEQAHESLTRGHFPAREETLQHLAALRLQFLHGDETRAAWSLESVYPVGRLRARILQYTKVSAGSGSAQTLERRRTSFLDGTLRRGLKTGSLKKQRMEEEQMLEMWIKEEMSATRASITEKWCRLQGLLQHQAMLKYMTIIKEWTGYGSTLFDVECKEGGFPHDLWLSVSAENVSVYKRGEPKPLETFPYEHIIFFGAPQPCTYKITVDEREMFFETPQVGEITKIMKAYINMIVKKRCSVKSVSSYGSNWIR; encoded by the exons atggat GTGATATACCTACAGAAGACGGAGCTAAGCAAGGACACGGCCTACTCGATGCACCCCAGCAGCGTCCACGGAGTGGAGGACATGTCCACACTGGCCGAGCTACACGAAGCCGCCATCATGCACAACCTCTTTCTGCGCTACCAGACAGACAAAATCTAT ACCAACATAGGTTCCATTCTGGCGGCCGTAAATCCCTACAAGCAGATTGCGGGCCTGTACGACGGCGCCTCTGTGGATTTATACAGCAAGCACCAGATGGGGGAACTGCCCCCTCACATATTTGCCATCGCCAACGAGTGCTACCGCTGCCTGTGGAAGAGGCACGACAGCCAATGTGTGCTCATTAG CGGCGAGAGCGGGGCCGGCAAGACGGAGAGCACCAAGTTGCTCCTCAAGTTCCTCTCGGTGATGAGTCAGAACTCAGCTGGTGCGCCTCCATCGGAGAAGACCACCAGGGTGGAGCAGGCGCTCATCCAAAGCAG TCCAATCATGGAGGCGTTTGGGAATGCCAAAACGGTGTACAACAATAACTCCAGTCGCTTTGGCAAGTTCATCCAGCTCCATTTCTCCCAGAATGGAAACATCCAGGGAGGCTGCATCATCGATT ATTTGCTGGAAAAG AACCGAGTGGTGCGTCAAAATCCCGGAGAACGGAACTACCACATCTTCTACGCGCTGTTAGCAGGGGCTGACAAAGACCACAGAG ACATGTACTTGCTTTCTGACGGTCCCGAGTCCTACCACTACCTCAGCCAGTCAGGCTGCGTGCAGGACAGCAGCCTGGATGACAAGCAGCTTTTTGACAGCGTCATG GAAGCGCTGCAGGTGATGGAGTTCAGCGAGGAGGAGATCCGAGATGTCTTCAAGCTGCTGTCCGCCGTCCTCCAGATGGGGAACATCGAATTTATGACAGCGGGCGGAGCTCAAATCACATCCAAAGGag tGGTCAGTAACGTGAGTGAGCTGCTTGGCTTGGACTCCTTCCAGCTGTCTGAGGTGTTGACCCAGCGCTCCATGATCCTCCGAGGAGAGGAGATCTGCTCTCCGCTCACTGTGGAGCAG GCCGTGGACTCGAGGGactctgttgccatggcgctGTACTCCCAGTGTTTCTCTTGGATCATCATGAAGATCAACCAGAAGATTAAAGGCAAAGACAACTTCAAGTGTATCGGCATCCTGGATATCTTTGGATTTGAGAATTTTGAG GTCAACCGCTTCGAGCAGTTCAACATCAACTATGCCAACGAGAAGCTCCAGGAATATTTCAACAAGCACATCTTCTCGCTGGAGCAGCTGGAATACAACAG GGAGGGCATCCAATGGGAGGCCATTGACTGGATGGACAACGCTGAATGTCTGGATCTCATTGAGAAG AAACTGGGCATGTTGGCTCTTATCAACGAGGAGAGTCGTTTCCCCAAAGGCACCGACTACACCCTCCTGGAAAAACTCCACAGTCGACACGCT GCAAACCCTTACTTTGTGAAACCCAGAGTGACCGACCATCAGTTTGGCATTAAGCACTACGCTGGAGag gtgCTTTATGATGCACGAGGCATCCTGGAGAAGAACAGGGACACCTTCAGGGATGACATATTATTCATTCTCAAAGACAGCAG GCTCGACTTCATCTACGACCTCTTTGAGCGCGTGGGCAGCAGGAATGGAGAAGAGACCATGAAGATGGGAACCGCCCGACGCAAGCCTACTGTCAGCTCTCAGTTCAGG gaATCTCTCCACTCCCTCATGGCCACGCTAAGTGCCTCCAACCCCTTCTTTGTGCGCTGCATCAAACCTAACATGGCCAAG AAAGCCAACCAGTTTGAACCAGATGTTGTCCTGAACCAACTGAAATACTCCGGAATGCTCGAAACTGTTAAGATCCGCAAGGCTGGATTCCCGGTTCGCCGCTCATTCAAGGATTTCTATAACAG ATACAAGATGATCCTGAAGAGCAAAATTGAGACAGAAGACGAAAAGCAGAGTTGCGTTGAGCTTCTGGCGTGTCATGACAATGCAAAGAAAGAGTGGCAGCTTGGGAAGACAAAG GTGTTCCTGAAGGAGGCCCTGGAGCAAAGGCTGGAgaaggagagggagggggtgcGGCACAAGGCTGGCATGGTGATCCGCGCCCACATCCTCAGTTATGTGGCAAG GAAGCAGTACAAGAGGGCCTTGGCCAGCGCCGTCACTATTCAGAAGAACTACCGCGCTCACTTTTGGAGGCGCAGCTTCCTGCGCCTGCGCTCGGCCTCCGTGGTTCTGCAGAAGCACCACCGTGGTCAGCTGGCCCGATCCCTCTGTCGCCAGCtccgggaggaggaggagaaacgTAAGCGccgggaggaagaggagaggaggtgcttagaggaggaagagaagaggacgatggaggaggagaagagaaaggaggaggtggaggaggagagactGAGGCTGCTGGACGACGAGCTGAAGAGGAAAGCCGAGGAGGAGTTGAGGCTCGTGAAGGAGAATGAGGCTGCAAACGGGGACGTGAAAAG GAACTCCCTGCTGCCGAATGGTGCTTGCCAGAAG agCGTGTCCCACAACCACACCAGTGATGATGAGAGCCGGCAGATGGAGGAGATCCTGCGACTGGAGAGAGAAATCGAACGGCTGCAAAGGCAGCAGGAGGACGGCGTGTCTCTTCTGAGCGACTTCTCCCACGAGGACCTCCGCCAGATGCGGGAGGCCGAGATCTATCGACTGGAGAAGGAGGCCTCCCGTGTGGCTACCGAGTTCCTGGAACTTTTGGACTTTGGCGCGTTGGAGCCGTCGCTGTCCAGCGAGGAGAACCTCCACGACCCGACGGAATCCACCGCTCCTCTGgccgaggaggaggtggacgaGGGTTTCCACGCGGAGGACGAGTGCGTTCCTCTGCCGGACTTGCCCCTGCCAGCTCAGGTCCCGCTGAACAAAGATGTATTTCAAAGTCTGGCCCCTCCGCTGGCTTTTTCAGAAGGATTCTTGGTCAGCCCTCCCTTGGCTTCCCCTTCCAACGGACTCAATCGTATCCCAGACTCCCAAATTCCTTGCTCTGCTCCTCCTGTGGTCGCCAACGAGAAGGATTTGCACTCTGAGCCTCCTCTGAGCCAGGAGGCGTCCTGTTCCAATCTGCCTGACGCAGAGTCCGACTACGACCAGGAGGAATTTGAGGAGGCTCAGCGGAGCTCGCGTGCGAGCATCAACAACGGCCACACCACCGAGGAGGAGTTGCTTCGCAAATCCTCCTGCACACACAACAGCCTGGACTCCTATAAAGGCAGCTCGGACTCG TTCATCGACAGCGACGATGACAACGACGGCTGCGTGGACACGGACGAGGAGGTTTCCAATGGCAAGCTGCATCTACTGAACGGCGCCGGGCCTCCCTATTTCCACGGCTACCTCTACATGAAGA GTGGCCTCATGATCCCGTGGCGTCGCCGCTGGTGCGTCCTCAAAGACGAGACATTCATGTGGTTCCGAGCCAAGCAGGACTCAGTCAAGTCGGGTTGGCTTTACAAGAAAGGCGGCGGAATGTCCACACTGTCGCGGCGAAACTGGAAGATGCGCTGGTTCGTCTTACGGGACTCCAAGCTCATGTACTTTGAAAACGACAGCGAGGAGAAGCTCAAAGGGACCATTGACGTGCGCACGGCCAA GGAGATCGTGGATAATCACGAGAAGGAAAATGCACTCAACATTGTCACTGAGGAGAGGACTTATCACATCTATGCAGAAACTCCCGAAGATGCCAG CGGTTGGTTCAGCGTGCTGAGTCGAGTCCACAGCGCCAGTCCGGAGCAGCTCATGGAGATGCACCACGAACAGGCCAACCCGAAGAATGCTGTG GGCACGCTTGATGTGGGCTTGATTGATTCGGTGTGCGCGTCGGATAACCCCGACAG ACCAAACTCGTTTGTGATCATCACCGCCAACCGGGTGATCCACTGCAACACGGACACACCCGAGGAGATGCATCACTGGATCGGCCTGCTGCAGAAATCCAAGGGAGACTCCAAAGGGGATGGACAGGACTTTATAGTCAGGG GTTGGCTGCATAAAGAGATGAAGTCAGGAGTGAAGAGCACATCTTTGAAGTTGAAGAAGCGTTGGTTCGTCCTCACCACTAACTCTCTGGACTACTACAAATCATCCGAGCGTAGCGCCTCAAAATTGGGCACGCTGGTCCTCAACAGTCTGTGTTCTGTGGTCCAGCCGGACGAAAAGGTCTTCAAGGACACTG GTTATTGGAACGTCATCATCCACGGACGCAAACACTCGTACCGCCTGTACACCAAATTGCTGAACGAAGCCATGCGCTGGACAAACGCAATCCAGGGCGCCATCGACAGCAAAGTTCCCATCGAAACGCCGACGCAGCAGCTCATTAGGGACATCAAG GAGAGCAGTTTGAATGTGGAGGCGGTGGAACAGACGTACTGGAGGAACCCCATCCTGAGATACACCCAGCATCCTTTGCACTCGCCGCTCCTGCCGCTGCCTTACGGAGACGTCAGCATACACT TGCAAAAGGAGAAAGGTTACACCAGCCTGCAAGACGAAGCGGTGAAGATCTTCAACTCGCTGCAAGAGATGGAGGCTGTGTCGGACCCCGTGCCCATCGTCCAGGGGATCCTGCAGACGTGCCAGGATTTGAGGTCGCTGAGGGACGAGGTCTACTGTCAGCTGATCAAACAGACCAATCACGTAGCGCACCCCAATAGCCCCTCCAACCGCGCTCACTGGCATCTCCTCACCTGCATGAGCTGCACCTTCCTGCCCAGCCGCGGCATCCTGCGCTACCTCAAGTTTCATCTCAAACG GATAAAGGAGCTGTTCCCAGGGACCGAGATCGAAATGTTTGCACATTTCATCAGCGAGTCTCTGAAGAGAACCAAGAGCAGAGAGTTTGTTCCTTCCCAAGAGGAAATTGTCGCCCTGCTGACTCGGCAGGAAATGACCACCACGGTCTACTGTCATGGGGGAGGCTCCTGCAAGATCTCCATTAACTCGCACACCACTGCCGGAGAG GTGGTGGAGAAGCTGATCAGAGGTCTGGCCATGGAGGACAGCAGGAACATGTTTGCTCTCTTTGAGCATAACAACAATATTGACCGAGCCGTGGAAAGTCGAGTCCTGGTGGCCGACGTGCTGGCTAAATTTGAAAG ACTGGCTGGCAGTGAAGAAGCTGAGGACGAAGGCCATTGGAAGCTCTACTTCAAACTCTATTGCTTCCTGGATGTGGAGAGCATGCCAAAGGAGGGGGTGGAGTTTGCCTTCATGTTTGAGCAG GCCCACGAGAGCTTAACCAGAGGACACTTCCCGGCCCGCGAAGAGACTCTGCAGCATCTGGCCGCTCTGCGCCTGCAGTTCCTCCACGGCGACGAAACCCGGGCGGCATGGAGCCTTGAGAGCGTCTACCCCGTGGGCCGCCTGCGAGCTCGCATCTTGCAGTACACCAAGGTGAGCGCGGGCTCAGGGTCAGCTCAGACTCTAGAGCGGCGCAGGACCAGCTTCCTGGACGGGACCCTCCGGCGAGGCTTGAAGACGGGCTCACTGAAGAAGCAACGcatggaggaggagcagatgTTGGAGATGTGGATCAAGGAGGAGATGTCGGCCACCAGGGCCAGCATCACAGAGAAGTGGTGCCGTCTGCAAGGTCTGCTCCAGCACCAGGCCATGCTCAAGTACATGACCATCATCAAAGAGTGGACCGGATATGGATCCACGCTCTTTGATGTGGAG TGCAAAGAGGGAGGCTTCCCGCACGATCTTTGGTTGAGCGTGAGTGCTGAAAATGTGTCGGTGTACAAGCGAGGAGAGCCCAAACCCCTGGAGACCTTCCCTTACGAGCACATCATATTCTTCGGAGCTCCGCAGCCCTGCACGTATAAGATCACCGTGGATGAGAGGGAAATGTTCTTTGAAACGCCACAG GTTGGTGAGATCACAAAGATCATGAAAGCCTACATCAACATGATCGTAAAGAAACGATGCAGTGTTAAGTCGGTGTCAAGCTACGGCAGCAACTGGATCAGATGA